From Saccharomycodes ludwigii strain NBRC 1722 chromosome IV, whole genome shotgun sequence, one genomic window encodes:
- the NET1 gene encoding Net1p (similar to Saccharomyces cerevisiae YJL076W | NET1 | Nucleolar silencing Establishing factor and Telophase regulator (paralog of YKR010C | TOF2)) — protein MSQLYKLQIVLVPPSSRFSIINPTQHNNGNSAANSTVIQTIPTYTSDLHKNNGNTVNANVNTIGPFANNNNGGNNKIVNRNNINSASTNISTRSEFAREGDIQAAHYILRANPNPNFSPSTSGVFNTSINPFITSPAQPASQRFYKKFLHLISPTKSLFQLSEEIIAKCSKLYPNLKSRIDIISLQDSDECDLDPDFTVGEIFNFNNTVYVILKGELEFFDDDGKGVIENEANLSPYQLRRKRKTESDGTPATINNPSTDMNHITGPPTITIQKKRKTNDNNSDDQVQQQTLRISTPLANEIFPSSRIITTNAKIQNNKPSSLTSINVNIEKPNDHDYNIDDLLEDRSILPPPPPQSPPIRISSRIEAKRIVSFTGDEDAVSRSEQVDPDKTKRTTPMKSPNAYLTNNNRNNNNNANGNSNGNKTSIFNATPNRFTMTGQRVVSANNTVIHNPSNRVASTPLTTHIQPWNDTTTKKEKRITSGMLVIPEPKISEVEREMQEGPSSPAGILPLKSDRIPMKKQAYIQDLEYASPSSSSSSSPSSPPPHPSSNTFRTTDPTVAKENQQNNVIENTSNTNDKKIIASPPLHRGSTSSDESVKRTPMGKPSIDDMDSPTKKSSVRDSLSQDEVQLAKLPTVRKTSIEEKLNNKQRIQENEETVSGEHIDGLNLKMVGSDNNQQPEQSINVTTRKEDFSDSDSSTAAANDSTIHLKNNIKKIDTTNLMQDNETQEGGKKYQAFDISLHKEELLSMLNGNKFVIPPKLKRKTRNVENNVGAEKTSSSKRKPYTTILNIDLDNSKPDPRNILPKGTSRSAARKATKLITSNKEKTIDSSYDSSATSSNSPESSSSSSSESETTSGNTSDDITEDSYTDDEKKADTIKQLKDLNVNPLKEDIRRSSSSPPSILPFQQKTEPITTSEKLPATTSIIQSGTKSNFDSPKKSGVVVAGNVEKSLTGDEKPPVKSHDVPKTSNSTKKSTAEYESKKNEIQTTNHVVASPDASKKSIVETTNKTSIKSMAPSVHKKLSVPLANKGKKPAFDKSTKIGVKLTNIDSDSDSDSSSSFDSEPDSDSSNDKAFVAKKYAVQLQQNKSKLGTRIGLRESNNNQSGVKNYPSAEIIDDSDDGLSTESESTTGSDDSGTESENEHLNYLKKNQENELKRKEQLKELDLKRKKELEEKKEELRIKIREAERLSRIRKREEELAKNKAKKEEELAKDKAKKEEELAKNKTKKEEELAKQKEEKAVQYKAEMRTNKQEQQQEQQQEQEQLEGKKKEGTKLRKQIVQEELKKKATQETLHNSGKGNQIIEEKKNTGKKSQKEVNKMIDTVKEKETIRAPKKNEKAYKIDTEDKITYIPNTEESIPNNLNANSKVESSIQPSHVVKEKNLPLEFDSDSSQDSSDDDDEAEEENKGRNKPRRGIVAKPKGAVTRIVPTKSAFETDFMDDIHDIAQSTQKNNSSPVRESPSIPKPMNPSVSLKRKLASPTLNSNSRLKKTRSSLNTLSDLAQRGVPEVKEKANNTVGSKKVSSPLIASSNEEESDSEDSEDSGDSDDSSSDESSSNDSSDSDSKNNTKFINAKGLNKRKKKSNSGFASLIKDSKKNSSMVL, from the coding sequence ATGTCTCAATTGTACAAATTGCAAATTGTTTTGGTCCCGCCTAGTTCAAGATTTTCAATTATTAATCCCACCCAACATAACAATGGCAATTCAGCAGCAAATTCTACTGTAATACAAACAATTCCAACTTATACATCTGATCTGCATAAAAACAATGGCAATACTGTCAATGCCAATGTTAACACGATCGGTCCTTTtgccaacaataataacggTGGGAATAACAAAATCGTTAACAGAAACAATATTAACTCTGCGAGTACTAATATAAGTACGAGAAGCGAATTTGCAAGAGAAGGTGATATACAAGCTGctcattatattttaagaGCCAATCCTAATCCAAACTTTTCCCCAAGCACTTCAGGTGTGTTTAATACTTCTATAAATCCCTTTATCACTTCACCTGCTCAACCCGCCTCTCAAAGGTTTTACAAGAAATTTTTGCATTTAATAAGCCCAACTAAATCTCTATTTCAGTTGAGTGAAGAAATTATTGCCAAATGTTCTAAGTTGTACCCCAATTTAAAATCTcgtattgatattatttctcTTCAAGATTCTGATGAATGTGATCTAGATCCAGATTTTACAGTGGgtgaaatttttaattttaataacactGTTTATGTAATTTTAAAAGGTGAGCTGGAAttttttgatgatgatggcAAAGGtgttattgaaaatgaagCAAATTTATCCCCATACCAGTtgagaagaaaaagaaagacaGAATCGGATGGCACACCAGCTACTATTAATAACCCATCAACCGATATGAACCATATCACGGGTCCACCAACCATAACTATCCAGAAAAAACGTAAGaccaatgataataatagtgatgATCAAGTTCAGCAGCAAACATTACGTATTTCTACACCATTAGCAAATGAGATTTTCCCATCCAGTcgtattattactactaatgctaaaattcaaaacaataaaCCGTCTTCATTGACCTCTATCAATGTAAATATCGAAAAACCAAACGATCATGACTATAATATAGATGATCTGTTGGAAGATAGATCTATATTACCACCACCGCCACCACAGTCACCACCAATACGCATTAGTTCCAGAATTGAAGCCAAAAGAATAGTAAGTTTTACTGGCGATGAAGATGCTGTTTCCAGATCTGAACAAGTCGATCCtgacaaaacaaaaaggacAACCCCAATGAAATCACCAAATGCTTATcttacaaataataatcgcaataataacaacaatgctAATGGTAATAGTAATGGTAACAAAACTTCCATTTTTAATGCGACACCAAATAGATTCACTATGACTGGTCAAAGAGTGGTTAGTGCCAATAATACCGTCATTCATAATCCTTCAAATCGTGTTGCTTCCACACCTTTAACAACACATATTCAGCCGTGGAATGATACTACCaccaaaaaggaaaagagaATTACCAGTGGGATGTTGGTTATACCTGAACCAAAAATAAGTGAAGTTGAAAGGGAGATGCAAGAGGGACCGTCTTCTCCAGCTGGAATATTACCTTTAAAATCAGATAGAATTCCAATGAAAAAACAAGCTTATATTCAAGATTTGGAATATGCCTCtccatcttcttcttcctcttcctctcCATCTTCTCCTCCCCCCCATCCTTCTTCAAATACTTTTAGAACTACTGACCCTACTGTTGCCAAAgaaaatcaacaaaataatgttattgAGAATACCAGCAATACCAACGATAAGAAAATTATTGCATCACCTCCCTTACACAGGGGCTCAACTTCTAGCGATGAGTCTGTGAAAAGAACGCCAATGGGTAAACCAAGCATAGATGATATGGATAGCCCAACAAAAAAGAGTAGCGTCAGAGACAGTCTATCCCAAGATGAAGTTCAATTGGCCAAATTACCAACTGTAAGGAAAACATCGatagaagaaaaattaaataataagcAAAGGATACAAGAAAATGAGGAAACCGTATCAGGAGAACATATTGATGGcttgaatttgaaaatggTTGGATCAGATAACAACCAACAACCGGAACAATCTATTAACGTAACCACTAGGAAAGAAGATTTTTCTGATAGTGATTCTTCAACTGCTGCAGCTAACGACTCAACAATACActtaaaaaacaatataaaaaaaatagacaCCACCAATTTAATGCAGGATAATGAAACGCAGGAGGGGGGGAAAAAGTATCAAGCATTTGATATTAGTTTACATAAGGAAGAACTATTAAGTATGCTAAATGGCAACAAATTTGTTATTCCTCCAAaattgaaaaggaaaactaGAAATGTCGAAAATAATGTTGGCGCTGAAAAAACAAGTTCTTCCAAAAGGAAGCCTTATACAACTATATTGAATATTGATTTGGATAACAGTAAACCAGATCCTAGAAATATTTTACCGAAAGGAACTTCAAGGAGCGCTGCTAGAAAAGcaacaaaattaattactaGTAATAAGGAAAAGACAATTGATTCAAGTTACGATTCTAGTGCAACCTCCTCAAATTCACCTGAATCATCatcctcttcttcctcaGAAAGCGAAACAACTAGTGGTAATACGAGTGACGATATTACTGAAGACAGTTATACTGATGATGAAAAGAAAGCTGACACtattaaacaattaaaGGATTTGAATGTTAATCCATTAAAGGAAGACATTAGAAGGAGTAGTTCTTCTCCTCCTTCTATTCTACCCTTTCAACAGAAGACAGAGCCCATTACTACTAGCGAGAAGCTTCCAGCTACCACCAGTATAATTCAATCTGGTACCAAATCTAATTTTGACTCGCCAAAGAAGTCAGGTGTAGTGGTGGCTGGTAACGTTGAAAAATCTTTGACTGGCGATGAGAAGCCTCCCGTTAAATCTCATGATGTGCCAAAAACATCTAATTCGACAAAAAAATCTACAGCGGAATACGAATctaagaaaaatgaaatacaAACAACAAATCATGTCGTTGCTTCTCCGGATGCCTCCAAAAAATCTATAGTAGAGACTACTAACAAAACCAGTATTAAATCCATGGCACCCTCTGTTCATAAAAAGCTAAGTGTTCCGTTAGCCAATAAAGGTAAGAAACCAGCATTTGACAAATCAACCAAAATTGGTGTTAAATTAACTAACATTGATTCAGACTCAGACTCAGACTCAAGTTCTAGCTTTGATTCTGAACCTGACTCTGACTCTTCTAATGATAAAGCTTTTGTTGCTAAAAAGTATGCAGTGCAACTTCAGCAGAATAAATCTAAATTGGGTACCAGGATCGGTTTGAGGGAATCAAACAATAATCAATCTGGTGTAAAGAATTATCCTAGTGCCGAAATCATTGATGATTCTGATGATGGTTTATCCACTGAATCTGAAAGTACTACCGGAAGTGATGATAGTGGCACTGAATCTGAGAATGAGCATCTTAATtatctcaaaaaaaatcaagaaaacgagttaaaaaggaaagaacaactaaaagaattagatttgaagaggaaaaaagagcttgaggaaaaaaaggaagaattGAGAATAAAAATCAGGGAAGCCGAACGCTTGTCTCGAATCAGAAAGAGGGAAGAAGAACTGGCTAAAAATAAGGctaagaaagaagaagaactGGCTAAAGATAAGGCTAAGAAAGAGGAAGAACTGGCTAAAAATAAGActaagaaagaagaagaactggctaaacaaaaagaagaaaaggcGGTTCAATATAAGGCGGAAATGAGgacaaataaacaagaaCAGCAGCAGGAGCAGCAGCAGGAGCAGGAGCAGTTggaggggaaaaaaaaagaggggacaaaattaagaaaacaAATTGTACAAGAAGAACTTAAGAAAAAGGCAACACAAGAAACTTTGCACAATAGTGGAAAAGGGAACCAGATAATagaggaaaagaaaaatactggaaaaaaaagccaaAAAGAAGTAAACAAAATGATTGATACTgtaaaggaaaaggaaacaaTAAGGgctccaaaaaaaaatgaaaaagctTATAAAATTGACACtgaagataaaataacttACATACCCAATACTGAAGAGAGTATTCCAAACAATTTAAATGCAAATTCAAAAGTTGAGTCTTCAATACAACCAAGCCATGtagttaaagaaaaaaatctacCATTAGAATTTGACTCAGACTCTTCACAAGATAGCTCggatgacgatgatgaggctgaagaagaaaacaaaGGGAGGAATAAACCTCGTAGGGGGATTGTTGCTAAACCCAAAGGTGCTGTAACTAGGATAGTTCCCACTAAATCCGCATTTGAAACGGATTTTATGGATGATATACATGATATTGCACAATCGACTCAGAAGAATAATAGTTCGCCAGTAAGGGAATCTCCATCTATTCCAAAACCAATGAATCCAAGCGTATCATTGAAACGAAAGTTAGCTTCTCCAACTTTAAATAGTAACAgcagattaaaaaaaacccgTTCTTCATTAAACACTCTATCTGATTTAGCTCAACGTGGTGTTCCAGAAGTCAAAGAAAAAGCTAATAATACTGTTGGATCGAAGAAAGTTTCCAGCCCCCTTATTGCCAGTTCGAACGAAGAAGAATCAGATTCTGAGGATTCTGAGGATTCTGGGGATTCCGATGATAGTTCTAGTGATGAGAGCAGCAGTAATGACAGTAGCGATTCAgatagtaaaaataatacaaagtTTATTAATGCAAAGGGCttgaataaaagaaaaaagaaatctaATAGCGGGTTTGCTTCATTAATTAAAGACTCAAAGAAGAATTCCAGTATGGTTTTATAG
- the SCP160 gene encoding Scp160p (similar to Saccharomyces cerevisiae YJL080C | SCP160 | Saccharomyces cerevisiae protein involved in the Control of Ploidy), translating to MSSTPIAPTVNLDEPLLIDQLNEKNEDQSTQIKKAPVKNGAKLNSKHKPTLQDFPPLGNSSSSVPHKPVAWGPNVKPSIVSKTPTPSPSPNFTSGSTSVANSTFSSATSSSSGAVPMRSKKIQETFSLDLQAQLSISKPEFSRIVLSVKQANGVSVESTLSKNSRTFLISGAPEKVHAARRELVKRLTKPITTTFTVPSRTRAAIIGSGGKKIKEITEKAGGDVRIDLANTVNEDSYDEDLDDSFIDVSIHGDFDSVTAAKKEILDLVNEYTKNATLTVQITEKLGPFVNLNDVSGLAKDLKINKYDETIVVSGLRDDAKIAKVLITNYLNSLNAKIVQKKIAIPKKFQFLINKDEIKEKFSVLVTFNTDSEDVTFTGVSDSIDKAVQFSRENSQTFVVETLDISKAHGKNLAHAKNVALYFYKYDSVLQPIRDAHKNVNIFLPTPADILEAATVDIRMNVKMEFKEEIVAARKDIIGLVNELKPSYFLSIADLDYELYHKDVKHILSGAAKKVSFVQLGDYYTGNDTILLIAHVDADDFSPSDEEIQGELTRISTELLEPLRKKQANLSTEVLSISDELQDSLLATASTVTRRLILEDVNQHGGHVQFKLHLPTAGKLVIRGDEKAVKVVAKDLEKIMANPSKKEKIVIEVPTKVVSRLIGNKGSNLNSIRDSYDCQIDINQDNNNKSNSAATTEVIIIGMLFNIDHCKQHILAEAKKWSDIITKELVVPNKYHRSLIGPRGIYAKRLQEKYNVNINFPENGEIITIRGPSRGCNKAFEELSDLLDFEIENSHKIIKKIPTKYVSNIIGKNGETIKDIVDEFGVELNFLQSTTEAKENGVEEVELEIIGNKKSIKDCSEDLDKMIAKIDDFVAETLDVEPKYRKFIVGPNGSVLKEILRKSGGEDLRGPKVINVPNSTSEDSEVKIQGPKNVVNKIVKEIKKIMEDVNNSTTKTLDIPHERYGALIGPGAITRTELENTFNVVIKVPRRDDTDSKVTIFGLPKNIEECEKKIFTEIIGDNYDLEIQVPAKYQDFVSEHGAFIQLLRTEYFINVRHGNSSTKVSQAVKKSYPIPAEEVRGTEGKFKTTLKEDVVIDENDTDFIPWRLKYEPVDLSDILGEEHADDKKADKNEILAQVQEMINKRIEEAPKATWSGYIWCSNPRDFPKILGFGGSNIKKIRKSSGAIISVPRRNDKINDVIYVRGTKESVENAISSISKQLK from the coding sequence ATGTCTTCTACTCCAATTGCTCCTACTGTCAACTTAGATGAACCACTGTTAATTGATCAacttaatgaaaaaaatgaggaCCAATCAACCCAAATCAAAAAAGCACCTGTTAAAAATGGAGCTAAATTGAACTCCAAGCATAAGCCAACATTGCAAGATTTCCCACCATTAGGTAATTCTTCTAGTAGTGTTCCACATAAACCTGTTGCTTGGGGCCCAAATGTTAAACCATCCATTGTTTCTAAGACACCCACACCATCACCATCTCCTAATTTTACTTCAGGTAGTACTAGTGTTGCTAATAGTACTTTTTCGAGTGCCACTTCTTCCTCCTCTGGCGCTGTTCCAATGAGATCAAAGAAAATACAAGAAACATTTTCTCTAGATTTACAAGCACAGTTGTCTATATCTAAACCTGAATTTTCTCGTATTGTTTTGTCTGTCAAACAGGCCAATGGTGTTTCTGTTGAATCCACCCTATCTAAAAACAGTCGTACTTTCTTGATTAGTGGAGCCCCAGAAAAAGTTCATGCTGCTAGAAGAGAATTGGTTAAAAGATTAACTAAACCAATTACCACTACTTTCACTGTTCCTAGTAGGACTAGGGCTGCCATTATTGGTTCTGGAGGTAAAAAGATTAAGGAAATTACCGAGAAGGCCGGTGGTGATGTCAGAATTGATTTGGCCAATACTGTCAATGAGGATTCTTATGATGAAGACTTAGATGACTCTTTTATTGATGTGAGTATCCATGGTGATTTTGACAGTGTCACTGCTGCAAAGAAGGAAATTTTGGACTTGGTTAATGAATATACCAAAAATGCCACTTTGACTGTTCAGATTACTGAAAAGTTAGGACCTTTTGTCAATTTAAATGATGTTTCTGGCTTGGCAAAGGACTTgaaaatcaataaatatGATGAGACTATTGTTGTTTCTGGTTTAAGGGATGATGCTAAAATTGCCAAGGTTTTAATTACCAATTACTTAAACTCTTTGAATGCTAAAATTgttcaaaagaaaattgctattccaaaaaaatttcaatttctaATCAACAAAGACGAGATCAAGGAAAAATTCTCTGTTTTGGTTACCTTTAATACCGATTCCGAGGACGTTACCTTTACTGGTGTTTCTGATTCAATTGATAAAGCTGTTCAGTTTTCCAGGGAAAACTCGCAgacttttgttgttgaaacTTTGGATATCTCCAAGGCACATGGTAAAAACTTGGCACATGCTAAGAACGTTGCtttgtatttttacaaatatGATTCTGTTTTGCAACCTATTAGAGATGCACACAAAAAtgtcaatatttttttgccaACTCCAGCTGATATTTTGGAGGCAGCCACCGTTGATATTAGAATGAATGTAAAAATGGAgtttaaagaagaaattgtTGCTGCCCGTAAAGATATAATTGGGTTGGTCAACGAATTGAAGCCATCGTACTTTTTGTCCATTGCCGATTTGGATTATGAACTATACCACAAGGATGTTAAACATATTTTGAGTGGTGCTGCcaaaaaagtttcttttGTTCAATTAGGGGATTATTATACAGGGAATGATACCATTTTGTTGATTGCCCATGTTGATGCGGATGATTTTAGTCCAAGTGATGAGGAAATCCAGGGTGAACTAACCCGTATTAGTACTGAATTATTGGAACCATTACGCAAAAAGCAAGCCAACTTGTCTACTGAAGTTTTGAGTATTTCCGATGAATTACAAGACTCTTTATTGGCCACTGCTTCCACTGTTACCCGTAGATTAATTCTCGAAGATGTCAATCAACATGGTGGACATGTTCAATTTAAGTTGCACTTGCCAACTGCAGGCAAGTTGGTTATCAGGGGTGATGAAAAAGCTGTTAAGGTTGTTGCCAAGGATTTGGAAAAGATCATGGCTAATCCATCCAAGAAGGAAAAGATTGTTATTGAAGTTCCAACCAAGGTTGTATCTAGGCTGATTGGTAATAAAGGTTCTAACTTGAACAGCATTCGTGATTCTTATGATTGTCAAATCGATATCAAtcaagataataataataagtcCAACAGTGCTGCAACCACTGAAGTGATTATCATTGGTATGCTATTTAACATTGACCATTGTAAGCAACACATCTTGGCTGAAGCCAAGAAGTGGAGTGACATTATTACGAAGGAATTAGTTGTTCCAAATAAGTACCACCGTAGTTTGATTGGTCCAAGAGGTATTTATGCAAAACGtttacaagaaaaatacaatgTGAATATTAATTTCCCAGAAAATGGAGAAATAATCACCATTAGGGGTCCATCCAGAGGTTGTAACAAGGCCTTTGAAGAATTGAGCGATTTGTTagattttgaaattgaaaacaGTCACAAGATCATTAAAAAGATCCCTACCAAGTATGTTAGCAACATTATTGGTAAGAATGGTGAAACTATCAAGGATATTGTGGATGAATTTGGCGTTGAACTGAATTTCTTACAATCTACAACTGAAGCTAAAGAAAATGGTGTTGAAGAAGTTGAACTAGAAATTATTGGTAACAAGAAATCCATCAAGGATTGTTCTGAAGATCTTGATAAAATGATTGCCAAGATTGATGATTTCGTTGCAGAGACGTTGGATGTTGAGCCAAAATACCGTAAGTTTATTGTTGGTCCTAATGGTTctgttttaaaagaaatattgaGGAAGAGCGGTGGTGAAGATTTGAGAGGGCCAAAGGTAATTAATGTTCCAAACTCCACTTCTGAAGATTCCGAGGTTAAGATTCAAGGACCAAAGAACGTTGTTAACAAGATTGTCAAAGAAATCAAGAAGATCATGGAAGATGTGAATAACAGTACCACTAAGACATTGGACATTCCACATGAAAGATATGGTGCCTTGATTGGTCCTGGTGCTATTACCAGAACTGAATTGGAAAACACTTTCAATGTTGTGATTAAAGTTCCAAGAAGAGATGATACTGATTCGAAAGTTACCATTTTCGGTTTACCTAAGAACATTGAAGAGTGTGAAAAGAAGATTTTCACTGAAATAATTGGTGACAATTATGATTTAGAAATTCAAGTTCCGGCCAAGTACCAAGATTTTGTTTCTGAACATGGTGCTTTTATCCAACTATTGAGGACtgaatattttatcaatgTTAGACATGGTAATTCCAGTACTAAAGTTAGTCAAGCTGTTAAGAAAAGTTATCCAATTCCGGCAGAAGAAGTCCGTGGAACTGAGGGTAAATTTAAGACCACCTTAAAGGAAGATGTTGTTATTGACGAAAATGATACAGACTTTATTCCATGGAGATTAAAATATGAGCCTGTTGATTTGAGTGATATTTTGGGTGAAGAACATGCTGATGATAAGAAAGCCGATAAGAATGAAATTTTAGCACAAGTCCAAGAAATGATTAACAAAAGAATTGAAGAAGCTCCAAAAGCTACTTGGTCTGGTTATATATGGTGTTCTAACCCAAGAGACTTCCCTAAGATTTTAGGTTTTGGTGGTTCCAACATTAAAAAGATAAGAAAGAGTTCTGGTGCGATTATCAGTGTTCCAAGAAgaaatgataaaattaatgatgTTATATATGTTAGGGGTACAAAAGAATCTGTTGAAAATGCTATTAGTTCTATTAGCAAACAACTAAAATGA
- a CDS encoding CAP domain-containing protein (similar to Saccharomyces cerevisiae YJL079C | PRY1 | Pathogen Related in Yeast (paralog of YKR013W | PRY2)) produces MKTTNILIAAAAISASVVSASPVVMVTNYNMVTQTVVVDPNQATTTEPAQQQATTSAAAVHGHQSAIDQPIAAAIVQEAVYVDGDNTYTSYSTYYPDGTSTLQPATTATPTTTDTPATTATPTTTDTPTTTATPTTTDTPTTTDTPTTTDTPTTTDTPTTTDTPTTTATPTTTETPTTTSSAAATTTASNLDDFSSSILNEHNIKRALHEDTSDLSWSDTLATYAQNYADNYDCSGNLVHSGGSYGENLALGYSTTGTVDAWYNEISSYDWSNPGFSENTGHFTQVVWKSSTEVGCGYKDCNNEWGTYVICSYSPAGNVIGEFAENVLALN; encoded by the coding sequence ATGAAAACCACAAACATTCTAATCGCTGCTGCCGCTATTTCTGCTTCCGTTGTTTCTGCTTCTCCAGTAGTTATGGTTACTAACTATAATATGGTAACCCAaactgttgttgttgatccAAATCAAGCTACCACTACCGAACCAGCTCAACAACAAGCCACTACTTCAGCTGCAGCTGTACACGGACATCAATCTGCTATTGATCAACCAATTGCTGCTGCTATCGTCCAAGAAGCTGTTTATGTTGACGGTGATAACACTTACACATCTTACTCCACATACTATCCTGATGGCACTAGCACTTTGCAACCAGCTACCACTGCTACTCCAACCACTACTGACACTCCAGCCACTACTGCTACTCCAACCACCACTGACACTCCAACCACCACTGCTACTCCAACCACCACTGACACTCCAACCACCACTGACACCCCAACCACCACTGACACTCCAACCACCACTGACACTCCAACCACCACTGATACTCCAACTACCACTGCTACTCCAACCACTACCGAAACACCAACCACTACCTCCTCTGCTGCTGCCACAACAACTGCCTCCAACTTGGAtgatttttcttcttctatcTTAAATGAACACAACATTAAGAGAGCTTTGCACGAAGATACCTCAGATTTATCTTGGAGTGACACTTTAGCCACATATGCTCAAAATTATGCTGATAATTATGATTGTAGTGGTAATCTAGTTCATTCTGGTGGCTCTTATGGGGAAAACTTGGCTTTAGGTTATTctactactggtactgTTGATGCTTGGTATAATGAAATTTCCTCCTATGACTGGTCTAACCCAGGGTTTTCCGAAAACACTGGTCACTTTACCCAAGTTGTTTGGAAAAGTTCTACCGAAGTCGGTTGTGGTTACAAGGATTGTAACAATGAATGGGGTACCTATGTTATTTGTAGTTATAGCCCTGCTGGTAACGTTATTGGTGAATTTGCCGAAAACGTTTTAGCATTGAACTAG
- the FPT1 gene encoding chromatin-associated RNAPIII regulator FPT1: MDENNKPTTITVNDENNRDIQLSLIIESITIDKIIKFLKFLIRNYNLKLDITTTITDNLKITILNHGDPNNYPIYIVDYDGDVFELWKQKNSKYKLKNLRHEMISEIVQLLQLKHCPDPGVHMVQEKKNYFIRCGSRVYNLKKIYSDNYNAIRLLFKDPHFIRIFNSKIDTIISRLDVEELCRKLGNISFIKGCFSCSDNNEDVGLKHKILKYGEYKRPKYVKFCFKYNENKSNKEFDLRCIIIKTTGVCDNEDFDTLTTFNMDDNKVYPTIQQAIMRFMNALQLHNIAHNKNSLLFTVNHSTENLGNYCDIIPLDQLKSSIYYCFNISQLEKNIEAVEKVLRNYEKCVLIGTSSSFSSSTSSVVSTGNSPEKKKATANEPSYLLKSPEKNLKDEKPNNIIKNNFIKNFKNLAEDFEFFDEYLNKPRRFTKKTKLLDSTVTIRNTSVQKTNSINNSGSIRKNHKKNIKKLNKSVEY, encoded by the coding sequence ATGGATGAGAACAATAAACCTACAACTATAACAGTTAACGATGAAAACAACAGAGATATAcaattatcattaataattgaATCCATAACAATTgacaaaataattaaatttttaaagtttttaatacgtaattataatttaaaattagatATAACAACCACCATCACAGATAACCTAAAAATAACTATTCTAAACCATGGTGACCCTAACAACTATCCAATTTACATTGTCGATTACGATGGTGATGTGTTTGAACTTTGgaagcaaaaaaatagtaaatataaactaaaaaatttaagaCATGAAATGATCAGTGAGATCGTACAACTACTACAATTAAAACATTGTCCAGATCCAGGTGTTCATATGGtgcaagaaaaaaagaattattttatcaGGTGCGGCTCAAGAGTTtataacttaaaaaaaatatattctgACAATTATAATGCTATAAGACTATTATTTAAAGATCCCCATTTTATTAGAATTTTCAATAGCAAAATAGacactattattagtagGCTGGACGTTGAAGAATTGTGTAGGAAATTAggtaatatttcttttatcaAGGGGTGTTTTTCTTGTAGCGATAATAACGAAGATGTCGGCCTAAAACACAAAATTCTAAAGTACGGTGAATATAAACGTCCCAAGTAtgtaaaattttgttttaaatataatgagaataaaagtaataaagaatttgaTCTAAGATGtatcataataaaaacaactgGTGTTTGCGATAACGAGGATTTTGATACATTAACTACTTTTAACATGGATGATAATAAAGTGTATCCGACCATTCAACAAGCCATTATGAGATTTATGAACGCTTTGCAGCTTCATAACATAGcccataataaaaattcattgttatttacaGTTAATCATAGTACTGAAAATTTGGGAAACTATTGTGATATCATTCCATTGGATCAACTTAAATCCTCTATTTATTACTGTTTCAATATTTCTCAATTGGAGAAAAACATTGAAGCTGTGGAAAAAGTACTACGTAACTATGAGAAATGCGTACTAATAGGTACTTCTTCAAGTTTCTCATCATCAACATCTTCCGTTGTATCAACTGGAAATTCgcctgaaaaaaaaaaggcaacGGCAAATGAGCCATCATACTTATTAAAATCCccagaaaaaaatcttaAAGACGAGAAgccaaataatattattaaaaataattttatcaagaattttaaaaatttggcGGAAGActttgaattttttgatgaatACTTGAATAAGCCTAGAAGGTTTACTAAAAAAACCAAGTTATTAGATAGTACTGTAACTATTAGGAATACAAGTGTTCAGAAAACAAACTCCATAAATAATTCAGGCAGCATTCGCAAAAACCATAagaaaaacattaaaaagttaaataaaAGTGTTGAATATTAG